The Fervidobacterium pennivorans DNA segment AACATTCAACAAAGCTTATACAGAATCGCACGAATGCACGATAAACTCTCTTCTGGAAAGGAAGTCCAGTATCCCAGTGATGATGCTGTTATCGCTACAAGGGCTTCTAATATCTCAAGCAGGTTGAGAGAACTTGAACAGTTTAAAAGGAACGTTGACCATGTCAACAATTTTGTCCAATCTTACGATACCACACTTCAAGAGCTATCAAATGTCTATCACAGAATCCGTGAATTGATGGTCCGGGGTGCGAATGGCACGAATACCGTTGATGAAAGAAATTCGATAGCAGCTGAGCTCAAAGCTTTGAAAGAGCATCTCATCGAGATTGCCAATACAAGAGTAGGTGATGAGTATATCTTCGGTGGTGCAAGGTCGGAGCTAAGACCGGTTGATGAAAATGGTAACATACAAACACCCATAGAAGCAAATATAAGAAGGAGAATCAATGCTTTAGGTTACGCTATTACCTATGGAGTAACTGTTTACGATGTCTTTACCCTCGAGAACGGTAAGACAGTTTTTTCCACCATTGATGATGCGATAAGTGCGTTATACGAAGGAAATGAAAGAAAGCTTTCTGAGATATCTTTGAAAGAAATCGGTGTTTTGGAACGCTCAGTTATGGAGCATTTTGCATCTGTTGGTG contains these protein-coding regions:
- the flgL gene encoding flagellar hook-associated protein FlgL — translated: MRITNNMINERTLFNIQQSLYRIARMHDKLSSGKEVQYPSDDAVIATRASNISSRLRELEQFKRNVDHVNNFVQSYDTTLQELSNVYHRIRELMVRGANGTNTVDERNSIAAELKALKEHLIEIANTRVGDEYIFGGARSELRPVDENGNIQTPIEANIRRRINALGYAITYGVTVYDVFTLENGKTVFSTIDDAISALYEGNERKLSEISLKEIGVLERSVMEHFASVGATSRMAEMVTSRIEDLKLFNTEYLSKEQDADLTKVLTQLNMQQAVLEASLKSAAMAIQKSLVDFVGG